Part of the Synechococcus sp. HK01-R genome is shown below.
GGCAGGGCTGGAGCCAGGCGGTAGCCATGCACGCATTTTCAAACATCTGAATCTCGAACCACCGGAGGCGGTTCCGCTGGATCCCGGCTGTGTGGTCGACCTGGCCGACGGTACCGAGCCGATTCGGCTCTGGCGTGACCCGGAGCGCTGGAAGGCCGAACGTCAGCGCCAGTTCCCTGGTAGCGACCGCTTCTGGTCTCTTTGCAGCCAGCTGCATCAGAGCAATTGGGCCTTTGCCGGCCGAGACCCCGTTCTTCCGATCCGCTCTGGCTGGGATCTGCTCCAGACCATTGGAGCCTTGGGCCCAGCAACCATGGCCAGCGCCCCCTTAAGCCTGCTCACCGTGGGCGATCTCCTGCGCATCAGCAGCTGCTCTGAGGACCAACGCCTGCGCCGCTTTCTTGACCTCCAGCTGCGGCTCTACTCCCAGGAGCCAGTGGAGCGCACTGCTGCTCTCTACGGAGCAACCGTGCTGCAGATGGCTCAGAACCCTCAAGGGCTCTGGCATCTCCATGGCTCCATGCAGGTCCTCAGCGATCGCTTGGCATCGGCCTTTAAACGAGATCGGGGCTGTCTACGGCTTCGGCAACGGGTCACACGACTGACAAGACAAGGCGAAGGTTCAGGCTGGCGAGTCCAAACCGAATGCCGCGACGGAAGCCCTTCGAGCTTCAGTGCCGCTGATGTGGTGTGCAGCCTGCCGCCCCAGTGCCTACCAACCCTGATCAGGGAAGACGAAGGTGCCAAGGCCATGCCACTGGGCTATCGCAGGCAACTGATGCAACTGGATGCCCCCAGTGGTGCCTTGGTGCTTTACGGGGCCGTGCGCCGAGACGCCTTACCAGCGGATTGCCCAGGCCATCTACAGCGCGACGGAGAGTCGCCCGGATCGCTCTTTGTATCCGTGAGCCAGGAAGGGGATGGTCGCGCCCCGATAGGGGAAGCCACCTTG
Proteins encoded:
- the crtD gene encoding C-3',4' desaturase CrtD, whose amino-acid sequence is MEEQQDVIVIGGGIAGLTAAALLARHGLQVTLLEAHYQLGGCAGTFRRGPYTFDVGATQVAGLEPGGSHARIFKHLNLEPPEAVPLDPGCVVDLADGTEPIRLWRDPERWKAERQRQFPGSDRFWSLCSQLHQSNWAFAGRDPVLPIRSGWDLLQTIGALGPATMASAPLSLLTVGDLLRISSCSEDQRLRRFLDLQLRLYSQEPVERTAALYGATVLQMAQNPQGLWHLHGSMQVLSDRLASAFKRDRGCLRLRQRVTRLTRQGEGSGWRVQTECRDGSPSSFSAADVVCSLPPQCLPTLIREDEGAKAMPLGYRRQLMQLDAPSGALVLYGAVRRDALPADCPGHLQRDGESPGSLFVSVSQEGDGRAPIGEATLIASVFTDPGIWCQRPEADYKAHKRGCQEAISHTLEQWLGFSPDAWRHQELATPRSFAHWTGRPNGIVGGLGQSPRRFGPFGLASRTPLANLWLCGDSIHPGEGTAGVTLSALMACRQLTAQRGRPLKLKDS